The following is a genomic window from Geoalkalibacter halelectricus.
GATCCGGTGGTCGCCACCCTTCTGCTGGGAGCCACGTACGCCTTTTCTCCACGCACCGCCATGAACCTAACCTTGGGGGTCGGCCTGACCGAGGATTCCCCGGACATGCAGGTCAGCATCAACTTCCCGATCCGCTTCAGCTTTTAGCCCAACGAAGCGGCCAGGAAAGCCGTCGATTTCGCCTCCCAAAAGCGATGCATTGTGCTACAGTGAAGCTTTGGAGAAAACTCATCCATGGCTTCACATCCTGACATCCGCGAAGTTGCCTGCCAGCAGGTTCTGCTGGATGACTCATCGGTATTTTCCGTGCAATGGCTGGTGCTACCGCGTGATCTGGCCGCCGAGGTGACGCCGGAGTTTCTTCTGGAGCGCTACCTGAGCTATCTGCGGCGCTTTACCGCTTCCCTGGTGCGTCCGCAACGCGAAACTGAGCGACTGGGGTTTCGGCTGCTCGGCACGCGTCGCAACCTCATCGAATTCAACGCCCCCGAATTCGTCGCGGACGGCGGCCGCCGCTCGGTGATCCTGACCATTCGCGGCGGTTTTCTGGTCCAGCCCGATCGCTGCGACCGCGGCCGGCTGGAATTCACCACAGAGGAAACGACCGAGGGACTGCGGGTGAGCCTGCAACTCTCAGACTATTGTCCGCTGCTGCTGGGCAGTGCCAAACCCTCCTGGGTGCGCCGCCGGCTCTACCGCCTCACTCAAGCCGCCATCCACAAAGTCGTGACGGTACGCTTCCTGCTTGTTTTGTATCGTGAACTGGCCGGACCCCAAGCTTGCGTCAAGGTTGTGCCGGCGCAGGTGCGCAAAGGGCGTCCAACCTGAGTCGGCGAGCTGTTGAGACTTTTGAGCGAACATAAATGACGATGAAATTGAATAACTTGAGCGGCCGCCTGCTGGCCGTGGGCGATGTGCATGGCTGCCTCAGGCCCCTGGAGACACTGATGGACCAGGTGGCGCCGGGGCCGCGAGACCAGGTGGTATTTCTCGGCGACTACATCGACCGGGGACCGGACTCGGCAGGGGTGGTGGACTATCTGTGCGATTTCGGAAGACGTTTTCCGGCCACCGTGTTTCTCAAGGGCAACCACGAGGCCATGTTTCTCGACTTTCTCGCCGGACGCGATCGGTACAGCTTCCTCGCCAACGGCGGGCAGGCGACCCTGGACAGCTACGAGCAGCGTGGCCTGGAGATCATACCCGCCGAACACCTGCGCTTTTTCAACAACCTGCGCCTCTATTACGAAATACCCGACTTTATCTTCGTTCACGCCGGACTGCTGCCCGGCCTGCCACCGAACCGGCAATCCGAGGAGGATCTGCTGTGGATTCGCAACCAGTTCCTCAGCAGCGGCTACTCCTGGAACAAAACGGTGGTTTTCGGGCACACCCCGCAGGACAATGGTCCCCTGGTGCAACCGGGCCGCCTGGGTCTGGACACGGGCGCCGTCTACGGCCGCACCCTGACCTGCTGCGAGGTACGCACCCATCGCTTCTGGTCGGTGCCGGCGGGCGAGCCCAAACGCAAGCGATTTTTTCTTTTTTGAAAACTAATTCGCCGGACGTGGGGTTGCGCCCCCAGGCGGTACAACTACTTCGCCAATCCGCGTTCCAGTTTTTCTCGCCCCGCTAGGAGGCTGTCGGACTATCCATGAGCCGGCTGCAAATCCGGCTGTTTGGCCCGGATTCCGGCTCCTTTTCGGCACCTAGCTACGGCTATGCACTCTCAAAGGAGCCAAAATCCGGGCTGAAACATCCAAATTTTCGCTTCGGCCCGGATAGTCCGACAGACTCCTAGAAGACCGGCCTGCGCAGCAGATCGCCCGGCTGGGTGCCCGGCGGCAGGGCGAGGCGCACCAGGCTGTTGGGTTGACCGGCAGCCAGGGGATCTCCATTCAGAGAGCGAATCGCGCCGACTTGAAATCCTTGAGTGCGCATGCCCGGTCCGATGATTTCAAGGTTTTCACCCGGCAAGAAGCGGTTGCGCCCCTGCACCGCCAACGCGCCCTGCTCCTCACGCACCACGCCCACGAAATCACAGGCTCTGATATAGGTGGAATCGGCGGCGTGGACACCCGCCTCCTGGCCGCCGAGCAGAAATCCGGTACCGTAGGGACGGTGACTGACCTTGTCCAATTCCGCGCGCCAGGCCAGATCCAAACGATAGCCCGCGGGATCGGCGCCATAGGCGTCGAGGGCCGCGCGATAGATGCGCGTCACCGCCGCCAGGTAATAGATGCTTTTCATGCGCCCTTCGATTTTAAGACTGTCGACTCCGGCCGTCACCAGCGCCGGCAGGTGTTCGAGCAGGCACAGGTCGCGGCTGTTGAACAGGTAGGTGCCGCGTTCGTCCTCTTCAACCGGGAAATATTCACCCGGCCGGGTTTCCTCCACCAGGGCGTAGCGCCAGCGGCAGGGATGAGCGCAGAGGCCGCGGTTGGCCTCGCGCCCGGTCAGGGCCGCAGAAAGCAGGCAGCGCCCCGACCAGGCCACGCACATGGCGCCGTGCACGAACACCTCCAACTCGCACCTGGTCTGAGCGCGAATCAGAGCTATCTCGTCCAGGGACAGCTCCCGCGCCAGGTTGACCCGGGCAACCCCAAAACCGGCCCAGAAATTGGCGCCCTGGGCGCTGGTGGTATTGGCCTGGGTGGACAAATGCAGCACGCGATGGGGATCGACCCGCCGCACAGCGGCAATGACGCCGGGATCGGCGACGATGTAGGCATCAAGATCCAGGGGCCGCAACTCCTCGACAAACGCCTCGAAATCGGGATACTCCGCCGGCCGCAGCCAGGCGTTGAGGGTCAGGTAGAGTTTTTTGCCGCGCCTGCGGCACAGGTCGCGCGCAGTGGCCAAATCCTCCAGGGTGAAGTTGCCCGCCAGGGCGCGCAGACCGAAGCGCGCGGCGCCGAGATAAACCGCATCAGCGCCGAAACGCAATGCGGTTTGTAGTTTTTCCAGATCGCCGGCCGGGGCCAGCAGTTCGGGTTGGTGCATGTCTGTCTTCTCCGTTCACGAAATATGCGGCATCATAGCAGAATTTCGCCGCGCCTGGCGAGCCTTGGGTGGGGCTGTGCCCCCGACCGTCCAGGAACGCCCGCAAGCCAACTCGCGACTTGACAAGGGCGCAGAAAGCCTATAATTTTTAGAGAAATTTTCATTTTAAAAAACTCTTACTAATGCTTTTTCCCAGGGAGCGATTCCGTGCCGAAAACATTTCCGACCGGCCTTGCCCTGATCCTGGCGGCCGCCCTGAGCGGCTGCGCGATGCCCGGCCCGCAATCGCCCGCCGCCATCTCCGCCCAGGATATTTCGCGACTGGAGCAACGCCAGCAACTCCTTGACGCCGAACTCTCCAGCCTGCGCGGCGAATTTGCGGAACTTCAGGCCCAGATGCGCAGCCAGCAGGCACAACTGCAGGCCCTGGGGGGCAGACCGGGAACAGAAATCGACACCCGCGCCGGTCAAATCACCGCACACGTGCAGCCCATCGCCCCTCCGACACCTCCCAGAGCTGTCGCTCCCGCCCCCTCTTCGGCCACCGACACGTACCTGCGGGCTTTTTCCGATTACGCCTCAGGCCGCTATTCTCAGGCGATTGCGGGCTTTGAGCGCTTCCTGGAATCTTTTCCCGACAATGAATATGCGGCCAACGCGCAATTTTGGATCGGAGAATGCTATTACGCTCAGCAAGATTACGAACAAGCGGCGGCCGAATTCCTGAAGATGGCTGAACGCCATGCGCAATCGGGGCGCACACCCGACGCCTTGTTCCAGGCGGCGTCGGCCTACCAGAAACTCGGGCGTGAAGGCCAGGCGCGTCAGATCATCGACCTGCTGCGCCAGCGCTACCCGCAAAGCGCCGCCGCGCAGAGAAATCTCGAACTCTGAACCTCCACACCGCGAAGAGGACAATATGGCTCTGAGAAAAGCCCTGATTCTGGCCGTTTTGCTGCTGACCACCGGCCTGGCGACGGCGGCGGAAGAATCGCGCATCTATGTGATCCAAAAAGGCGATACCCTGTGGGGGATTTCCGAGCGCTTCATCAAGGATCCCTTCTACTGGCCGAACCTTTGGGCGACCAACCCGGATATTCGCAATCCGCACTTCATTTACCCCGGGCAAAGGCTGCGCATTTTCCCCGATCGCATTGAATTCATCACGGACGAGGAACAACCCGTACCGGTCACCCCTCCCACCGTGGAGGAGCCCCCTGTCCCGAGCGACAGCATCGCCATCAGGGCTTTTGGCGGTCAGGGCTTTGTCGACTCCTTAGTCAGCAACGTCGGCACCCTGGTCGATGCCACCGACAACCGCATCATGATGGGCTCCGGTGATCGCGTCTTCGTCGAACTTACCGATCCCGGCCGCGTCGCTCCGGGCGACCGCTTCACCCTGTTTCACCTCGGTGACCGGGTCCGTCACCCCCACACCAACGAATCCCTGGGCTATCTGGTCACCGATCTGGGCACCATCCAGATCACCGACATCCATCCCCAGGTCGCCTCCGCCGAGATTATCGAGGCGCAGCGCGAAATTCTGCGTGGGGCCAAACTGCGTCCCTACCAGGCCCCGAATCGCGAGATCGAACTCAAGGAGGCGGTGGCACCGCTGGCCGGCACCATCATCGGCAGCGACGATCGCAACCTGGCCCTGGGACAAAACATGGTCGCCTATATCGACCTCGGCGCCGACGACGGCCTGCAACCCGGCAACCTGATGATCATCTCGCGGCCGCGCAAGGCCACCGAAATCGCCCAACAAATGCGCACCGGCCCCCTGGAACTGCCCGAGATCGTTCTCGGCGCCGGTGTGGTGCTGGAAACCCGGGGGCGCACCGCCTCGCTGCTCATCGTCAAAAGCGTCGACGCCATCAATCGGGGCGACCGGGTCCATGCGCAAATGCGCTGACCCCACCCTGCATGGGGTCGCAGCCCCCATGCCGAACGGCTTGGGATTGCGAAGCAAAAAAAGACGGCTGACCATGGCCGTCTTTTTTCATGGGCCGCCCACCAGCTTTTCCTAGGGATTGAATATTCGGATGACCGTTTCTGAACACCCTTTTGAGCGCCTGACCCCCGACTTCGTCATGGACGCCGTCGAGAGCCGCGGATTTCGTTGCGATTGCCGCACCCTGGCCCTGAACAGCTACGAAAACCGCGTGTATCAGGTCGGTATCGAGGAGGGCGAACCCCTCATCGCCAAATTCTATCGACCCGGACGCTGGAGCGATGCGCAAATCCTGGAGGAGCACGCCTTCGCCCTGGAGTTGTGCGACCACGAACTGCCCGTGGTCGCGCCCCTGATCGACCACACCGGCACCACCCTGCTGCATTTCGGCGATTTTCGCTTTGCCCTCTATCCGCGCCGCGGTGGGCATGCGCCCGAATTCGATCATGGCGACAACCTGCTGATCATGGGCCGCCTGCTCGGCCGCCTGCACCGCATCGGCGCCACGCGCCCGTTTTCCCACCGTCCGCGCCTCGACCTCGACACCTTCGGGCGTGAAAGCGTCAGCTTCATCCGCGAAAATTTCATTCCGGCCGAATATCATGACAACTACGTGGCCCTCACCACCGAGCTGCTGCACATCCTCGATGAGCTTATCAATGCCGTGGCGCCCCGGTATATCCGCACCCACGGCGACTGCCACGCCGGCAACATTCTGTGGCGCGAGGACGCCCCCCATCTGGTGGATCTCGACGATGCGCGCATGGCTCCGGCGATTCAGGATCTGTGGATGATGCTCTCCGGAAAGCGCCGCCGGCAAAGCCTGCAGTTATCCGAGATTCTCGAGGGCTACAGCGAATTCCTTGATTTCTCGGTCGGGGAGCTGCGCCTGATCGAGGTTCTGCGCAGCCTGCGGATTCTTCATTACAGCGCCTGGCTAGGGCGGCGCTGGAGCGATCCGGCCTTTCCGCATCACTTTTCCTGGTTCAATACCCCGCGCTACTGGAGTGAACATATTCTCGAACTGCGTGAACAGATCGCCGCCCTTCAGGAACCGCCCCTGCAGCTACCGTGAAAAATCTTTGTCTCCTGGACTTTTATTGCATTTTCCCCCTTGCCTTTGCACCAGGGGTCATGATAGGGTTTCGACACTAAGCAAGTTTGTGTCGGCTTTCCTGTCAAACCCTGTACCTACAGGTCGTAAAAGGGTAAAACACACAAACCATGGTGGTTGTGTGTTTTTTTGCTTTTTTGGGGCAGCAAAGCCGGGGCAACGCAATTTTTCCATCGGAACAAAAGGAGCAACAGAAAATGGCTGAAGGTACTGTAAAGTGGTTTAACGACGCCAAGGGTTTTGGATTCATCGAGCAGGACAATGGTCCCGACGTATTCGTGCATTTCTCCGCGATCGACGGTTCGGGCTTCAAATCCTTGGCGGAGGGCGACCGCGTGTCCTTTGACGTGGTTCAGGGCCAGAAAGGTCCTCAATCGGCCAACGTGCGCAAAATCTAAGCGAAAGCACTGATACTTGCCAAAACCGAAAAGCCCTGCGGGAAACCGCGGGGCTTTTTTTATGGCGGCGAGTTGCGCCGTGGCCCCGATGCTTTTTTGCGCGCGGATGCACTCAAGAGGTTTGCACTCCGCGCGGATATCGGTTAGATTTTAGGGATTTTACCAATCAGGAGAGGACGACGCTATGGG
Proteins encoded in this region:
- a CDS encoding metallophosphoesterase family protein is translated as MTMKLNNLSGRLLAVGDVHGCLRPLETLMDQVAPGPRDQVVFLGDYIDRGPDSAGVVDYLCDFGRRFPATVFLKGNHEAMFLDFLAGRDRYSFLANGGQATLDSYEQRGLEIIPAEHLRFFNNLRLYYEIPDFIFVHAGLLPGLPPNRQSEEDLLWIRNQFLSSGYSWNKTVVFGHTPQDNGPLVQPGRLGLDTGAVYGRTLTCCEVRTHRFWSVPAGEPKRKRFFLF
- a CDS encoding peptidase U32 family protein, with the translated sequence MHQPELLAPAGDLEKLQTALRFGADAVYLGAARFGLRALAGNFTLEDLATARDLCRRRGKKLYLTLNAWLRPAEYPDFEAFVEELRPLDLDAYIVADPGVIAAVRRVDPHRVLHLSTQANTTSAQGANFWAGFGVARVNLARELSLDEIALIRAQTRCELEVFVHGAMCVAWSGRCLLSAALTGREANRGLCAHPCRWRYALVEETRPGEYFPVEEDERGTYLFNSRDLCLLEHLPALVTAGVDSLKIEGRMKSIYYLAAVTRIYRAALDAYGADPAGYRLDLAWRAELDKVSHRPYGTGFLLGGQEAGVHAADSTYIRACDFVGVVREEQGALAVQGRNRFLPGENLEIIGPGMRTQGFQVGAIRSLNGDPLAAGQPNSLVRLALPPGTQPGDLLRRPVF
- the ybgF gene encoding tol-pal system protein YbgF, with protein sequence MPKTFPTGLALILAAALSGCAMPGPQSPAAISAQDISRLEQRQQLLDAELSSLRGEFAELQAQMRSQQAQLQALGGRPGTEIDTRAGQITAHVQPIAPPTPPRAVAPAPSSATDTYLRAFSDYASGRYSQAIAGFERFLESFPDNEYAANAQFWIGECYYAQQDYEQAAAEFLKMAERHAQSGRTPDALFQAASAYQKLGREGQARQIIDLLRQRYPQSAAAQRNLEL
- a CDS encoding LysM peptidoglycan-binding domain-containing protein; protein product: MALRKALILAVLLLTTGLATAAEESRIYVIQKGDTLWGISERFIKDPFYWPNLWATNPDIRNPHFIYPGQRLRIFPDRIEFITDEEQPVPVTPPTVEEPPVPSDSIAIRAFGGQGFVDSLVSNVGTLVDATDNRIMMGSGDRVFVELTDPGRVAPGDRFTLFHLGDRVRHPHTNESLGYLVTDLGTIQITDIHPQVASAEIIEAQREILRGAKLRPYQAPNREIELKEAVAPLAGTIIGSDDRNLALGQNMVAYIDLGADDGLQPGNLMIISRPRKATEIAQQMRTGPLELPEIVLGAGVVLETRGRTASLLIVKSVDAINRGDRVHAQMR
- a CDS encoding serine/threonine protein kinase is translated as MTVSEHPFERLTPDFVMDAVESRGFRCDCRTLALNSYENRVYQVGIEEGEPLIAKFYRPGRWSDAQILEEHAFALELCDHELPVVAPLIDHTGTTLLHFGDFRFALYPRRGGHAPEFDHGDNLLIMGRLLGRLHRIGATRPFSHRPRLDLDTFGRESVSFIRENFIPAEYHDNYVALTTELLHILDELINAVAPRYIRTHGDCHAGNILWREDAPHLVDLDDARMAPAIQDLWMMLSGKRRRQSLQLSEILEGYSEFLDFSVGELRLIEVLRSLRILHYSAWLGRRWSDPAFPHHFSWFNTPRYWSEHILELREQIAALQEPPLQLP
- a CDS encoding cold-shock protein, translating into MAEGTVKWFNDAKGFGFIEQDNGPDVFVHFSAIDGSGFKSLAEGDRVSFDVVQGQKGPQSANVRKI